From Trichoderma atroviride chromosome 1, complete sequence, one genomic window encodes:
- a CDS encoding uncharacterized protein (EggNog:ENOG41~TransMembrane:11 (i58-76o96-119i131-151o157-178i198-221o233-253i274-293o325-344i351-371o377-395i446-466o)), which produces MTAELGQAEKSPVAVLTHGGSNGLKGGDGDGDGDGDGDAAAVVAVGVADESNKKRQSLSDVFTIIAAGAALISDGYQNNLMTMSNVLFKKEYPAQYTSVVSTRVSNSLLVGAILGQVTIGLTCDYLGRKTAIILTTLLIVVGGILATAAHGTTIDGMFWMLLVARGIVGFGVGGEYPAASTSSSEAANERVLDKRGPIFILVTNLPLSFGGPLAVSIFLIVLSAAGENHLSTVWRVCFGIGILLPLSVFYFRIKMLTSKLYRKSAIRRHVPYGLALRYYWKTLIGTCGAWFLYDFVTFPNGVFSGTIISSVVDTHGDTLRSTAEWQLLLGAIALPGVFLGAILCDRVGRKNIMMIGFSGYLVFGLIIGCAYDKITKIIPLFIVFYGLMQSSGNFGPGDILGLVSSESYATSVRGTFYGLSAALGKTGAAVGTQAFTPIQNNLGKRWTFIIAAICGVVGVLVTYFFVPNVTGEDLAIQDEKFKAYLLEHGWEGEMGVNDDKDVAAVEEDEEVASSSLNIGEKGVKV; this is translated from the exons ATGACTGCcgagcttggccaagcagaaAAGTCGCCCGTTGCGGTGCTAACGCACGGAGGTAGCAACGGCCTCAAgggtggagatggagatggagatggagatggagatggagatgctgctgctgttgttgccgtTGGTGTTGCCGATGAGAGCAACAAGAAGCGCCAGTCGCTGTCCGATGTCTTTACCATT ATTGCAGCCGGCGCTGCCCTCATCTCAGACGGGT ATCAAAACAACCTCATGACAATGAGTAATGTTCTCTTCAAAAAAGAGTATCCTGCGCAGTATACATCTGTCGTCAGCACTCGCGTATCCAACTCTTTGCTCGTTGGAGCAATCTTAGGCCAG GTCACAATCGGCCTCACATGCGACTATCTTGGGCGAAAGACGGCAATAATACTCACCACGCTGTTGATTGTTGttggcggcatcttggccactGCTGCTCACGGGACTACCATTGACGGCATGTTCTGGATGCTCCTAGTTGCACGAGGCATTGTTGGATTTGGTGTTG GCGGCGAGTATCCGGCTGCAAGCACATCATCCTCCGAGGCCGCCAACGAAAGAGTCCTGGACAAACGCGGCCCAATCTTTATTCTTGTTACTAATCTGCCACTCAGTTTCGGAGGTCCCCTGGCCGTGTCCATCTTTCTGATTGTTCTCTCAGCCGCAGGCGAGAATCACCTGTCGACAGTATGGCGAGTGTGCTTCGGCATTGGCATCCTGCTTCCGCTGTCCGTCTTCTATTTCCGAATCAAGATGCTCACGTCCAAGCTATACCGCAAGAGTGCTATCCGGCGCCATGTGCCCTACGGCCTTGCCCTCCGTTACTACTGGAAGACGCTGATTGGTACTTGTGGCGCCTGGTTCTTGTATGACTTTGTCACTTTCCCCAATGGAGTCTTCTCTGGCACCATCATCTCGTCCGTGGTGGACACGCATGGAGACACGCTACGAAGCACGGCTGAGTGGCAACTCTTGCTGGGGGCCATTGCTCTGCCCGGTGTCTTTCTCGGGGCCATTTTGTGTGACCGAGTAGGAAGGAAGAATATCATGATGATTGGCTTCTCTGGCTATCTCGTCTTCggcctcatcatcggctgCGCCTACGATAAGATTACCAAGATTATCCCCCTCTTCATAGTCTTTTACGGCCTGATGCAGAGCTCCGGAAACTTCGGGCCAGGCGATATTTTGGGGCTGGTTTCATCGGAGTCATACGCAACAAGCGTCAGAGGAACATTTTACGGCCTCAGTGCGGCTTTGGGCAAGACTGGTGCCGCCGTGGGAACACAGGCCTTTACTCCTATCCAGAACAACTTGGGCAAGCGGTGGACCTTtatcatcgccgccatctgtGGTGTTGTGGGGGTCTTGGTCACCTACTTCTTTGTGCCCAATGTCACTGGCGAAGATCTCGCCATTCAAGACGAAAAGTTCAAGGCCTATCTGCTTGAGCATGGGTGGgagggcgagatgggcgTGAATGACGACAAAGACGTAGCGGCTgtggaggaagacgaggaagtgGCCTCTTCCTCACTCAACATTGGCGAAAAAGGTGTCAAGGTATAG
- a CDS encoding uncharacterized protein (TransMembrane:2 (o226-245i516-534o)) — protein MAEKTTYSQFACIGTGFSGIALGCNIKRWYGITDIRLFEQSSDLGGTWFANQYPGCACDVPSLLYSFSFAPNPKWTKILPSHQEIWQYLDDVARQYGLREKMSFNSRVERCEWIEQSGRWRITVRNTTSDTVHVHECQFLFSGSGVLVYPRKPDLPNIESFKGPVFHAAKWRHDVDLTNKNVALIGNGCSAAQIVPAIKDQAKHITQFIRTKHWIISPVQVSNLKLFQWLFIHVPGFLKLSRFLFMMITETEMKAFYMTKAAAAIRRSNTAEAVQYIKEKAPKEYHDKLIPDFEIGCKRRIYDPNYLTSLHSENVTLRDDAIEEVTPKGIRSKDGHTDVDIIVLATGYETNSFCTNIDIIGRQGVTAEEHWKALGGPGAYNTTSISGFPNLFLIVGPNSATGHTSTIMAVENSVNFALRLIKPVLQGKAMAVDVNPDAEKRYIGQIQTDLQQTVWLSGGCSNWYNRARDGSIHNGMLYPYSQPYFWYQCLFPVYKDFKYDPPKSKKPSRGKVWREVIRYSVLAAASLSGLSLVMSGTKSGWDLTRSVEFLKAQASVLQNGLVDRADTARQFLPAVTVSQ, from the exons ATGGCAGAAAAAACCACATACAGCCAGTTTGCCTGTATTGGTACTGGATTCTCTGGTATCGCTTTGGGTTGTAATATTAAGCGGTGGTATGGAATCACCGACATTCGCCTCTTTGAACAGAGCAGCGATTTGGGAGGCACATGGTTTGCCAATCAGTATCCAG GTTGTGCCTGCGATGTTCCCAGCTTGCTCTACAGCTTCTCCTTTGCCCCCAACCCCAAGTGGACTAAAATCCTGCCATCCCACCAAGAAATTTGGCAGTATCTCGATGATGTGGCGAGACAATATGGCCTCCGCGAGAAGATGAGCTTCAACTCCCGTGTCGAGAGATGCGAATGGATCGAGCAGTCTGGGCGCTGGCGTATCACGGTTCGAAACACCACGTCTGACACTGTCCATGTCCACGAGTGCCAGTTTCTCTTCAGCGGCTCGGGCGTCTTGGTATATCCTCGCAAGCCAGATCTCCCAAACATTGAGAGCTTCAAAGGCCCCGTGTTCCACGCTGCCAAGTGGCGACACGATGTTGACCTGACGAACAAGAATGTCGCCCTCATCGGCAACGGCTGCTCAGCCGCACAGATTGTTCCAGCCATTAAGGACCAGGCAAAGCATATAACGCAGTTTATACGCACCAAACACTGGATCATTTCTCCGGTGCAAGTTTCTAACCTAAAGCTATTCCAGTGGCTGTTTATTCATGTACCAGGGTTCCTCAAGCTCTCTCGCTTCCTTTTCATGATGATTACGGAAACCGAGATGAAAGCCTTCTACATGACcaaggcggctgctgcgattCGCCGCTCCAACACAGCCGAAGCCGTGCAGTACATCAAGGAAAAGGCTCCTAAAGAGTACCACGATAAGCTGATTCCCGACTTTGAGATTGGCTGCAAGAGGCGCATCTACGACCCGAATTATCTGACCAGCCTGCACTCGGAGAATGTCACCCTCCGGGACGATGCAATCGAGGAAGTGACGCCAAAGGGGATTCGCTCCAAGGACGGCCATACCGACGTCGACATTATTGTGTTGGCCACTGGCTATGAAACAAACAGCTTTTGCACAaacatcgacatcatcgGCCGGCAAGGTGTGACGGCAGAGGAGCATTGGAAAGCTCTAGGAGGGCCAGGGGCGTACAACACTACGTCTATCAGTGGCTTCCCAAATCTGTTTCTCATAGTTG GGCCAAACAGCGCCACGGGTCACACGTCGACAATCATGGCTGTGGAAAACTCCGTAAACTTCGCTCTCCGGCTGATCAAGCCTGTCCTTCAAGGCAAAGCGATGGCTGTGGATGTCAACCCTGATGCGGAGAAACGGTACATTGGCCAGATCCAGACGGACCTCCAACAAACTGTGTGGCTTTCCGGCGGATGTTCCAACTGGTATAACAGGGCTCGGGATGGATCCATACATAATGGGATGTTGTATCCCTACTCGCAACCCTACTTCTGGTACCAATGTTTGTTCCCAGTATACAAGGATTTTAAATACGAT CCTCcaaagagcaagaagccGTCCCGCGGAAAGGTTTGGAGGGAAGTGATTCGATATTcagtcttggctgctgcctcCCTATCGGGGCTAAGCTTGGTCATGTCCGGCACAAAGAGTGGCTGGGACTTGACGAGGTCTGTGGAATTTCTGAAAGCCCAGGCGAGCGTGCTGCAAAATGGCCTCGTGGA CCGAGCCGACACCGCAAGACAGTTCCTCCCAGCAGTAACTGTCTCGCAGTAG
- a CDS encoding uncharacterized protein (EggNog:ENOG41) produces the protein MRSRQLLFPWAMMLLFLWTLILFLHLNLLPYLLPPPPPPPPPPPPPLPPPSITNSNPPPINLGPQLESSLRIGNQGDSHPLSIERGQEHTSDVPNYACHLVDKKTGYLRHDQKVAVVDMVKQLRSVLNDPKPVGKEAHKPIMPPYELSLYLLRVYHKEVCYLFPFICFSTFMRAYRRVNGDNDAATGLFPSASFGLGGSGEGANTHPFMFRCALFTMLSHASKFAEMKDKDKIFLSRAFWECAYAHLTPALVKENSLAAVQTFLIIAISFNSTRFSGDERRIPIEIAYRLAQHMRLDDDGDGVMRSSGEKEVRMKAWYGCVMMTSFIQSGVNFDFPSASGVGTEALVSADQPLSGSIPFSFFTSCVAHCEELEKILQNMPKRRSYVLSRESISRHPHHLAELLEMLAKFRSVLPASLDWTTIGIPVLEVDTFKSVGTQNRNLETAEPQMGYLQASDSHAVKDAQITDPDSETSQAAVCNTSFMLIRSMLFGPIFMEASIQECLASGEDISTLNAAWEQKAGFCALQCLKNAIHLINYMHRRSTPGAKIREQWRWDPYHVGTAGLVIIMAQTSESLLASFDQALLQQAWKFCQELLVLDRFNSSFKRDVVEFLWKVNDGITNGRILTNEYFTIPEPPSATEKGQGGLKTWTFDVDPSRLEADGIIRVPYCVAQIPPGLPYKDYMDFEISPRTRIEDVVEPAAMSVSDAFDGRPSLTPSADTDLPFTPSTDLDFTFTPSMMEMDLSLDPNPYGNPTQPTSSSSIPFSPPRWDVGRVYHRPASISTSSSFMPFIQQPPWTADMVACYDPPPASGPSMLFNQLPVAASMAYNQPVPGPGASGFDAPPLRVMHFNPSLSTDHGQSAFSKDSPGQPQAAYISPAGAAHLNGGNIFLNGLKRKSRS, from the exons ATGCGCAGCCGCCAGCTGCTATTCCCATGGGCAATGATGCTCCTCTTCCTATGGACGCTGATCCTCTTTCTGCATCTCAACCTTCTCCCCTAcctcctcccccctcctcctccaccaccaccaccacctcctcctcctcttcctcctccttctaTTACAAATAGCAACCCTCCTCCTATAAACCTTGGTCCCCAGCTAGAATCGTCGCTTAGAATTGGAAACCAAGGCGATTCTCACCCTTTGTCTATCGAAAGAGGGCAGGAGCACACTTCTGATGTGCCAAACTACGCTTGCCACTTGGTTGATAAGAAGACTGGATATCTCAGACATGATCAAAAAGTTGCAGTCGTCGATATGGTGAAACAACTTCGCTCAGTCCTCAATGATCCCAAGCCGGTGGGCAAAGAAGCGCACAAACCCATCATGCCCCCTTACGAGCTAAGTCTCTATCTCTTACGCGTCTACCACAAAGAAGTCTGCTATTTGTTTCccttcatctgcttctcaaCCTTTATGCGCGCCTATCGCAGGGTCAATGGCGATAATGACGCTGCCACAGGCCTTTTCCCGTCCGCCTCTTTTGGTCTCGGAGGTTCAGGAGAGGGAGCAAATACGCACCCGTTCATGTTTCGCTGCGCCCTCTTCACGATGCTGTCCCACGCGTCCAAGTTCGCCGAGATGAAGGACAAGGATAAAATATTCCTTTCGCGGGCGTTTTGGGAATGCGCCTATGCACATCTCACGCCGGCTCTGGTAAAGGAAAACAGCCTGGCTGCCGTGCAGACTTTTCTCATCATTGCTATATCCTTTAACAGTACGCGTTTCTCAGGAGATGAGCGCAGGATTCCCATCGAGATTGCATATCGCCTTGCACAGCACATGAGgctggatgatgacggcgatggagTCATGAGGTCTTCCGGGGAAAAAGAGGTGCGCATGAAGGCATGGTACGGATGTGTTATGATGACTTC GTTCATCCAATCTGGCGTAAACTTTGACTTTCCGTCAGCTTCTGGTGTTGGTACCGAGGCTCTCGTATCCGCTGATCAGCCTCTATCTGGCAGCATCcctttcagcttcttcaccaGTTGTGTTGCCCACTgtgaagagctggaaaagaTTCTCCAGAATATGCCTAAAAGGCGCAGCTACGTCCTCTCCAGAGAATCCATCAGCCGCCACCCACATCATCTCGCAGAGTTGCTCGAGATGCTCGCCAAGTTCCGGTCTGTGCTGCCGGCATCACTCGATTGGACTACTATAGGCATACCCGTGTTAGAAGTTGACACCTTCAAGTCTGTCGGCACCCAGAACAGAAACTTGGAAACGGCAGAGCCGCAAATGGGATACTTGCAAGCATCAGATTCTCACGCTGTTAAAGATGCCCAAATTACAGACCCAGACTCGGAAACTTCGCAAGCCGCAGTCTGTAATACCAG CTTCATGCTTATTCGTTCTATGCTCTTTGGTCCAATTTTCATGGAAGCGAGTATACAAGAGTGCCTTGCGTCCGGTGAAGACATATCCACGCTGAACGCTGCGTGGGAGCAAAAAGCTGGATTCTGTGCTCTGCAGTGTCTCAAGAATGCCATTCATCTAATCAATTACATGCACAGAAGAAGCACGCCTGGGGCAAAGATTCGGGAACAGTGGCGGTGGGATCCATACC ATGTTGGCACTGCGGgtctcgtcatcatcatggcccaGACGTCCGAATCACTGTTGGCTTCCTTTGACCAggcgcttcttcagcaagctTGGAAGTTCTGCCAAGAGCTGCTTGTTCTTGACAGAttcaacagcagcttcaagcGAGATGTTGTTGAGTTTCTGTGGAAGGTCAATGACGGCATTACCAACGGCCGTATCTTGACCAACGAGTATTTCACGATCCCGGAGCCTCCATCCGCGACAGAAAAGGGCCAAGGTGGCCTCAAGACGTGGACTTTTGACGTCGATCCTTCGCGCCTGGAGGCTGATGGCATCATCAGAGTTCCTTACTGCGTGGCTCAGATCCCCCCCGGATTGCCCTACAAGGATTACATGGACTTTGAGATAAGTCCGCGCACCAGAATTGAAGACGTTGTAGAGCCGGCAGCGATGAGCGTCTCCGACGCTTTTGACGGTCGACCGTCACTGACTCCCAGCGCGGACACGGATCTCCCCTTCACCCCAAGCACGGATTTGGACTTTACCTTTACTCCAAGCATGATGGAAATGGACTTGTCCTTGGATCCAAATCCGTACGGGAACCCTACTCAGCCGACTTCGTCTTCCAGCATACCCTTTAGCCCGCCAAGATGGGATGTAGGCAGGGTCTACCATAGACCAGCCTCGATATCAACCTCCAGTTCCTTCATGCCCTTCATCCAACAACCCCCTTGGACTGCAGATATGGTGGCTTGCTATGATCCGCCGCCGGCATCTGGCCCAAGCATGCTTTTCAACCAGCTGCCAGTGGCTGCTAGTATGGCATATAATCAACCAGTGCCGGGTCCTGGTGCGTCGGGATTTGATGCGCCTCCTTTACGGGTAATGCATTTCAATCCTAGCCTGTCCACTGACCATGGACAGTCGGCCTTTAGCAAGGATAGTCCCGGCCAACCACAAGCGGCCTACATTTCTCCTGCTGGGGCTGCTCATTTGAACGGTGGGAATATATTCTTGAATGGACtcaagagaaaaagcaggTCTTGA
- a CDS encoding uncharacterized protein (EggNog:ENOG41~CAZy:CE10~TransMembrane:2 (i21-47o53-74i)) codes for MADLRLIAPSVKPRLSIGDQIKLIGIALFVAPYSFALALARLLLYAFQNELDLRYYAVCAVFRTVFGTLGGFYAQTIFPSTEEAYRAWVRQKERLAKDPALKERLRCDIQPLDNGHSSILWVGNRHKARKIVLYLHGGGFELPSIAGHFECVWNSYVLSGVESETEVAVAFLQYSLAPTWRAPVQLRQAAAALSEILDAGFSAKDIIVGGDSAGGNLTVQLLHHLVDPHAEVARIVLQEPLSAAFLISPWLGKDTSAASFRDNDRYDMISMDILRSLDIVVQPCRDGASTDNKGQDSWAEPFEWNGPWLSKLGSVVGKIYITVGNREILAGQGKLMAKTVTAMQTGVEVTLESNPKAAHDFLVVEGLFGDIGEETIKMKQWFKTALEAN; via the exons ATGGCCGACTTACGACTCATT GCCCCCTCCGTCAAACCTCGCCTCTCCATTGGCGACCAGATAAAGTTGATTGGCATTGCGCTATTTGTCG CCCCCTATTCGTTCGCACTTGCGCTCGCTCGCTTGCTATTATACGCCTTCCAGAATGAGCTGGATCTTCGATATTATGCAGTATGCGCCGTCTTCAGGACCGTGTTTGGTACCCTCGGGGGCTTTTATGCTCAAACAATCTTTCCGTCTACGGAAGAGGCCTATAGGGCATGGGTCcggcaaaaagagaggctTGCCAAGGACCCTGCCCTCAAGGAGCGGCTCCGGTGCGATATACAGCCTCTCGACAACGGCCATTCGAGCATCCTGTGGGTAGGAAATCGCCACAAGGCCCGCAAGATAGTGCTGTATCTCCACGGAGGAGGTTTTGAGCTGCCGAGCATAGCCGGTCACTTTGAATGTGTCTGGAATTCATACGTGCTCTCGGGGGTGGAATCAGAGACTGAAGTCGCCGTTGCTTTTTTGCAGTATTCGCTCGCTCCCACCTGGAGAGCTCCCGTGCAGCTCCGCCAGGCAGCCGCCGCTCTGTCCGAGATTCTTGATGCAGGCTTCAGCGCCAAGGACATCATCGTGGGCGGCGATTCTGCTGGTGGAAATTTGACGGtgcagctgctccatcacCTAGTCGATCCGCATGCTGAGGTTGCCCGCATCGTATTACAAGAGCCTCTGTCAGCTGCCTTTCTGATATCGCCGTGGCTTGGTAAGGACACTTCTGCTGCCTCCTTTCGGGACAATGATCGCTATGACATGATTTCAATGGATATCCTGCGCTCTCTTGATATCGTCGTTCAGCCCTGTAGAGATGGGGCCAGCACAGATAACAAGGGCCAAGACAGCTGGGCAGAGCCTTTTGAATGGAATGGACCGTGGCTCAGCAAGCTGGGCAGCGTTGTCGGGAAAATCTACATCACGGTCGGTAATCGGGAAATTTTGGCTGGTCAGGGTaagctgatggcaaagacggTCACTGCCATGCAAACAGGAGTGGAGGTGACTCTCGAGAGCAACCCCAAGGCAGCCCATGATTTTCTGGTGGTGGAGGGATTGTTTGGGGATATTGGCGAAGAGACtatcaagatgaagcagtGGTTCAAGACTGCGCTGGAGGCGAACtga
- a CDS encoding uncharacterized protein (EggNog:ENOG41~TransMembrane:3 (o20-45i57-74o94-113i)), whose protein sequence is MFSSREGVTLDSIAAPLSRLLLNPLLTVPAALALSLSNSSIHAWVSSNAGGTRIQTLSSLLAVASVVLSLNSYLDRQFANNWVSDKTWNWDEEIVLVTGGSGGIGASICKHFLARNPRTRIVVVDYAPLSWKPEQEGVRLSYYQCDLSDTSALKATCERIRNEVGHPTVLFNNAGLVRGASVMEGSYGDIEATVRTNLIAPMLLVKEFIPEMVKRDHGHILHTGSLSCITPPAMVADYSATKAGLVAMHESLQLELKTVYNAPRVRLTMGIFCFIRTPLIGGEMNVPNFLLPLLEVDSVGETLANAAYSGYGSTIYMPSLFNRLAITLRGGPEWFFRLVREGTTAFRIDFRGRQQLDAVTGKLQKA, encoded by the exons ATGTTCTCGTCAAGGGAGGGAGTGACTCTCGACTCCATCGCCGCTCCTCTGAGCCGCTTGCTACTCAATCCTCTCCTCACAGTACCCGCAGCCCTGGCCTTATCCTTGTCGAACTCGAGCATCCACGCTTGGGTGTCGTCCAACGCGGGCGGGACTCGGATTCAGACACTGTCCTCTCTCTTGGCTGTAGCAAGCGTCGTGCTGTCTCTCAACTCATATCTGGATAGGCAGTTTGCCAACAACTGGGTTTCAGACAAGACATGGAACTGGGACGAGGAGATTGTTCTCGTCACGGGAGGCAGCGGCGGAATCGGCGCCAGCATTTGTAAGCACTTCCTTGCACGAAATCCTCGCACCCGAATCGTGGTCGTCGACTACGCTCCACTCAGCTGGAAGCCTGAGCAGGAGGGCGTCCGACTGTCGTACTACCAGTGCGACTTGAGTGACACGAGCGCCTTGAAGGCGACATGTGAGCGCATCCGGAACGAGGTCGGCCATCCGACGGTGTTATTCAACAACGCCGGCCTGGTCCGCGGCGCGAGCGTCATGGAAGGGTCGTACGGCGATATCGAGGCAACAGTGAGGACCAATCTGATTGCGCCGATGCTGCTTGTCAAGGAGTTCATCCCAGAGATGGTCAAGCGTGACCACGGCCATATTCTGCACACGGGGAGTCTGAGCTGCATTACACCTCCGGCCATGGTGGCGGACTATTCAGCTACAAAGGCTGGCTTGGTGGCCATGCATGAG TCTCTGCAATTGGAACTCAAAACCGTCTACAATGCTCCACGTGTGCGCCTTACAATGGGAATCTTCTGCTTTATCCGCACGCCGCTCATCGGCGGAGAGATGAATGTTCCAAACTTtttgttgccattgctcgAGGTTGACAGCGTCGGCGAGACTTTGGCAAATGCCGCGTACAGCGGCTACGGATCCACCATTTACATGCCCAGCCTTTTTAACAGGCTTGCAATAACATTG AGGGGTGGTCCTGAATGGTTCTTCCGGCTTGTGCGAGAAGGCACGACTGCGTTCCGAATCGATTTCCGAGGTCGGCAACAACTCGATGCAGTAACTGGCAAGCTCCAAAAAGCGTAA